Sequence from the Exiguobacterium aurantiacum genome:
ACCATCGTCAGTTTGATGAGGCGACGGCGATTCTCGCAGGAGACGCCTTGCTCACGGACGCGTTCTATCTCATGGCACGAGCCGATTTGGAAGCGACAAAAATCGTCGCCCTCATCACGCGGTTCAGTGAGGCGGCAGGAAGTGCCGGCATGGTCGGTGGTCAGCTCGATGATATGCTCGCCGAAAAGCGAAGCGGCGTGACATTGTCGGCCTTGCAATCGATCCATGAACGGAAGACGGGTGCGCTCCTCGTGTACGCCCTTGAAGCGGGTGCCATCCTTGCGGACGCCTCGGAGGCGGACCGTCAGGCGCTGGCGCGGTTCGGGAAACATCTCGGGGTCGCTTTCCAAATCCAAGACGATATTTTAGACGTCGAAGGGGATGAAGCGTTGATCGGGAAGCGAGTCGGTTCGGACGAAGGCAACGATAAAGCCACTTATCCAAAACTGCTCGGCCTCGATGGAGCGAAAGAAGCGCTCGAACGGGAAGTCTCAGAAAGTAAGGCCGCCCTGGCCGAACTGTCGGTCGATGCCCCGCGTTTACGGGAACTACTCGACTTCGTTGTTCGACGCAATCATTAATCTCGGTGACACGATGAGCACATCGTGTCACCTTTGTTTTTGTGAATGTATAGCATCTATGGACACATTCTTGTAAAATGTAAGGTACGAATCAGTAATAAGACAGGAGAAAGGATGGTCATCATGGACTTGACATCCATTCAAGACCCGTCATTTTTAAAGAGGATGTCGGTACCCGAGTTAGAAGCACTCGGCGCGGACATCAGACGGTTTTTGATTGAAAAATTGGCTGAAACGGGGGGGCACTTGGGGCCAAACCTAGGGGTTGTCGAATTGACGCTTGCCTTGCACCGTGTATTTGACAGTCCGAAAGACCAACTCGTATGGGATGTGGGACATCAAGCCTACGTCCACAAAATCTTGACAGGGCGGACGAGCCAGTTCGACACGCTCCGTCAATACAACGGCTTATGTGGTTTCCCGAAACGCTGTGAGAGTGATCACGACGTCTGGGAGACAGGGCACAGCTCGACGTCCTTATCGGCCGCGATGGGAATCGCCATCGCGAACGAGTTGAAGGGGCGCGCGAACGACCGGGCCATCGCCATCATCGGGGACGGGGCGCTCACAGGGGGCATGGCGCTCGAAGCACTGAACCATATCGGCGCCGAGAAACAAAATGTGATTGTCATCTTGAACGACAATGAGATGTCGATCGCCCCGAACGTCGGGGCGTTGCACAATATGCTCGGCCGGATGCGGTCGTCACGTAAACTGAAACACGCCCGTGAGGAAGTCGAGACGCTCATCAAACATATCCCGATCGTCGGCAACTCGCTCGAACGGAGCGGGGAACGCGTGAAGGATATGCTGAAATCAGCACTCATCCCGGGGACGTTCTTCGAAGAGCTCGGATTCACGTATTTCGGACCGACAGACGGTCACGATTTGCGCGACCTGCTCGAGACGCTCGAGTACGCCAAGAAAATCGATGGACCGGTCATCGTCCACGTCATCACGAAAAAAGGCAAGGGCTATCGCCCGGCCGAACTCGATGGTGTCGGCACGTGGCACGGTCTCGGACCATACAAAATCGAGTCGGGTGAAGTCATCAAAGGCAAGGTCAAAGGACCAAGCTATTCGAAGGTCGTCGCCGAGACGATCACGAAAGTCGCCGAGACGGACGAGCGCGTGACACTTATCACACCAGCGATGAGCGTCGGCTCGAAACTCGATTGCTTCAACAAGCAATTCCCGGAGCGGATGTTTGACGTCGGCATCGCCGAACAGCATGCGGTCACATTGGCCGGAGGACAAGCGACGCAAGGATTGAAGCCGGTCGTCTCGATTTATTCGACGTTCTTCCAACGCGCCTACGATCAGCTCGTGCACGACATTTGCCGTCAAAACTTGAACGTCGTGTTCACGATCGACCGTTCTGGTCTCGTCGGAGCGGACGGGGAGACGCACCAAGGGGTATTCGATATCGCCTTCATGCGTCACGTCCCGAACATTCGCATCTTGATGGCGAAAGACGAGGACGAATTGCAACATCTCGTCTATTCGGCGCTGAAGTATGACGACGGTCCAATCGCCGTACGGTTCCCGCGTGGCGAAGGGATTGGCACACCGATGAGCGAGACGCTCCGCGAATTGCCGCTCGATGTCTGGGAGACGGTCGCGGATGGGACGGACGTCGCCATCTTGACATTCGGTCCGCAAGTGCAAGACGCGCTTGAAGTGCGCGCGCTCTTAGAAGGACAAGTGAGCGTCCGCGTCATCAACGCCCGGACGATCAAACCGCTCGACGACAGCATGCTCGCCGCTCTTTATGCGGAAGGCATCCCGCTCGTCACGTTAGAAGAAGCAGCGCTCGCCGGTGGTTTCGGTAGCAGTGTGCTCGAACATGCGAGCGACGCTGGGCAGTTCCCGCGTGTGCTCCGACTCGGCATCCCGGACCGCTATATCGAACATGGCGGCGTCAATCAGCTGCTCGAAGAGATTGGGCTCCGTCCGACGCAAATCGCTGACTCGATTCAGCAGTTCGTTCAAGTGACAAATCGACAGAATGTGTGAGGAACTATGGAAAAACGAAAGAAAACTAGATTAGATGTGCTCCTCGTCGACCGTGGTTTAGCGGAGACGAGAGAGAAGGCGAAGCGGTCTGTCATGGCCGGGCTCGTCTATAGCGGGACCGAACGGCTCGATAAGGCCGGCGACAAAGTGTTCGATGACATCCCGCTCGAAGTGAAAGGACAAGTGTTGCCATACGTCGGACGGGGCGGACTGAAGCTTGAGAAAGCGCTCCAAGTCTTCCCGTTCGATGTGGCTGGTAATATCGGCATCGATATCGGCTCATCGACAGGTGGGTTTACCGATTGTGCGCTCCAAAACGGGGCCACGCAGATGTACGCCGTCGACGTCGGCTATAACCAGCTGGCGTGGAAGCTTCGGAGCGATGACCGCGTCGTCGTCATGGAGCGGATGAACTTCCGCCATGCGACCGCGGACCAGTTCCCAGTGGCGCCAGATTTCGCGACGATTGATGTCTCGTTCATCTCGCTACGGCTCATGATCCCGCCTTTGAAGACGATTTTAAAGCCGGGCGGTATCGTCATGGCGCTCGTCAAACCGCAATTTGAGGCCGGGAAGGCCGATGTCGGGAAAAAAGGCATCGTCCGGGACCGGGCCATTCATGAACGGGTCGTCGACGACATGGTCCGTTATTTCGCCTCGGAAGGGTTCGAAGTCGCGGGACTCGACTTTTCACCAATCACAGGTGGGGATGGGAATATCGAATTCTTATTGTTCGCCCGTTTCACTGGTGTCGGTAGTGTCGACCCAGCCATCGACGTGGACGCGGTCATCGACGCCGCCCACGCGCAATTGAAGAAGAACGCTTGAGCTGCAGACGGAATGATATGCTCCCCAATAGGTAGACAGATGAAATAACAAATCTGTTTATCTGATTGGGGAGTGTTTTTTTATGGCGAGAAGTCGGCATTCGATCGAACAAAAACTGAGTGCGCTGCGCATGATGGAAGAAGAAACCTATACGTGGAAGGAAATCATGGAAGCGCATAACGTCTCTGAGAATACCCTCCGGGTGTGGAAAGTGAAATTCGATACCGGCGGGATCGACGCGTTGAAGGAATCGAGGACCTGGAGACATTACACCAAGGAACAAAAGATTGCCGCCGTCCGTGACTATCTCGATGGGGCCACCACGGTGGAAGTCCTCTCCAACCATCAAATCAGTGATGGATCTGTTCTTCGAAAATGGATTAAGAAGTATACTAGTCATAGCGAGTTAACAGATTCGAGAAAAGGGATGAATCGAGCTATGACAAAAGGAAGAAAAACTACATTCGAAGAGCGCTTCGAGATCGTGAAATACTGTTTGGAGAATGGACGCAACTACCAGCAGACCGCGGAACAATATCAGGTGTCTTATGGGCAAATCTATAGCTGGGTCAAGAAGTATGACACGGACGGGGCAGAAGCGCTCCTGGACCGCCGTGGGCGTACGAAGCCAGAGGACGAACTAAGTGAAGAGGAGAAGCTGAAACGCCAGATCCGGCAAATGGAGCTTGAGAACGAACTTCTTCGTGCGGACAACCTGTTCCTAAAAAAGTTAGAGGAGATCGAGAGGAGGTCGTGATCAGCCAGGTACGGCTACAGCAACGATATATCGCCATCAAAGAATTATACGAAGAGGAGGCCATCTCGATCGTCCTCCTCTGTCGAGTCGCCGGCATCTCACGGGCGGCCTATTACAAATGGTTGAACCGTACCATACCGGTGCGTCAAGAAGAGAACGAGAAGCTTCTGGAGGACATTCGTCTACTCTATGACCAGGCGAACGGCACATACGGGTACCGTCGGATCACGATGACAATCAATCGGCTGCGCCGGCAACAGAGCCTGTCCCGATTCAATGAGAAGCGAATCTATCGCTTGATGCATAGCCATGGGATCCAATCGGTCATCCGCCGGAAGCGGAAGAGACATAAGAAGTCAACGCCGCAACATGTGGCCGAGAACCTGATGAACCGAGAATTCAGTGCGTCCCGCCCGGACGAGAAATGGTGCACCGACGTCACCGAGTTCAAGTATGGGACCGGGAAGAAGGCGTATCTGAGCGCGATCATCGACCTGTATGACGGCTCGATCGTCGCCTACCGCATCGGAAGGTCCAATAACAACGGGCTCGTCTTCCAGACGATGATGCCAGCCATCGCGGGGCTCCGTACAGGAGCACGTCCGATGATCCATAGCGACCGAGGGTTCCAATATACCTCAAGAGGGTTCAAACAGATGGTAGAAGACGCGGGAATGACCCGCAGCATGTCCCGGGTCGGGCGTTGCATCGACAACGCCCCGATCGAGAGTTTTTGGGGCACCTTGAAAGTGGAGATGTACTACTTGCGTGAGTTCCAGGCCTATAGCGAACTCACGAGGGCCATCGAGAACTACATATCGTTCTACAACCACGATCGTTTCCAGAAACGACTAAACGGCTTGAGCCCTGTCGAATACAGGTCTCAAACCGCCTAGGCTGGTTTTCATTATTTGTCCTGTCTACTTGACAGGGAGCACTTCAGAACGTCTGCAGCTTTTTCATGCTTGGATGCGACCGACTGGGGAAATCATCCTGCGAATGCTAGACCTTTTTTCGACAATACTTTAGAATGATACTGAGTATGTGAAACATAAAATGAGGTGTCAGCGAGTATGAATAAAGGACAGCGCTTGATTAAGATTCGAGAAATCGTGACAAACCGTGAAATCGAGACGCAAGACGAGCTCGTCGACGAGCTCCATCGCTCTGGATATCCAGTGACCCAGGCAACGGTATCACGGGATATCAAAGAGCTCCATCTCGTGAAAGTGCCGCTCAATGACGGCCGCTATAAGTATAGTTTGCCGGCCGATCAACGCTTTAATCCGTACGGCAAGATGAAACGGATCCTCGGGGACAGTTTTGTCTCGGTCGACTCGGCTCAAAATTTGGTCGTCATGAAAGTGTTGCCGGGCAATGCGGATGCGATCGGCGTCTTGATCGACCATTTGTCGTGGGATGAATTGATCGGAACGGTTTGCGGGGACGACACGATCTTGATGATCGCCCGGGACGAAGACCAGGCGAAACGAATCATCGAACGACTACTCGGAATGTTATGAGGTGAACTATCGTATGTTAGCAGAACTATCGATCAAACAATTTGCGATCATCGATGAACTGAATATCACGTTCAACCGTGGGATGACCGTATTGACAGGGGAGACCGGGGCCGGGAAATCAATCCTGCTCGACGCCATCGGTTTGCTCGTCGGGGGACGAGGCTCAAGCGAGTTCGTCCGCTATGGCCAAGACAAGGCGGAGATCGAAGGGCTGTTCAACGTCGAATCGGACCATCCGATTATCGATGCGGCGACTCAGTACGGCATCGAGATCGAAGAAGGGACCGTCATATTGCGCCGCGACTTACATAGCAGCGGGAAAAGCGTTTGCCGCGTCAACGGGAAGATGATGCCGTTGTCGACGTTGCGTGAGCTCGGTCGGTTGCTCGTCGATATCCATGGCCAACATGAACATCAACACTTGATGGATGCCGAATACCATCTCGGCATCTTGGACAGTTTCGCTGAAGCCGAACTCGCCCCGCTCCTCGAGCGTTATCGCGACGCTTACGTCGACTGGAAGAACGTCGCCGATGAGTTGAAGCGATTGAGTCAAAGTGAACAAGAGCTGGCCCAGCGCATGGACCTGCTCGCGTTCCAGACGAACGAGATCGAGGCTGCCGAGCTGAAGGTCGGTGAAGAACAGGCACTCACCGAGGAACGGAACGAGCTCGCCAATTTCGAGCGGATTCATCAACATGTCCGGTTATCGTATGAGGCCGTCGCGGACGAGGCGAAAGGGCTCGATCAAATCGGGATCGCCATGCGCGAGATGGAGGAAGCGTCCGCACTGTCGACATCGCTTGCGCCGATGGCCGAGACGATTTCGAACGCCTACTTCCTGCTCGAAGACGCGAAATTCCAGTTGCGTGACCAGCTCGACTCGCTCGAATTCGATCCGATTCGTCTCGATGAGATCGAGACGAGGCTCGCCTTGTTCCAGCAGTTGAAGCGGAAGTACGGGGCCACGATCGACGAGGTCATCACGTATGGGGAGAAAATCGCCGACGAGTTAAAGTCGATGACGAATCGGGAAGAACATTTGCAAGAGCTGTCAGACCGCCTCGAGCGGCTCGAGCAGACGGTGCGTACGACCGGGCTGGCATTATCGGCGGCCCGTAAACAAGCGGCGACCGAGCTCGAGAAGGCGATTCAACGCGAATTGAAAGAATTGTACATGGAGAAGACCCAGTTCGAGGTCCGCTTCAAAGAAGGGGCGTACAAAGTAGACGGTCTTGACCAAGTCGAGTTCTATATGATGACGAACGTCGGTGAACCGTTCAAACCGCTCGCGAAAGTCGCGTCAGGCGGAGAACTGTCCCGCGTCATGCTCGCCTTGAAGTCGATTTTCTCCCGAACGGTCGGCGTCGCATCGATCATTTTCGATGAAGTGGACACGGGCGTCTCCGGACGGGTCGCCCAAGCGATGGGCGAGAAAATCTTCCGCCTGTCGGTCGGCTCGCAAGTGCTCTGTATCACCCACTTGGCCCAAGTGGCCGCGATGGCGGACCAGCATTTGTATATCACGAAGACGGAGATGGACGACCGTACGAAGACGAACGTCTCGACGCTCGGTCATGCCGAACGGGTCGATGAGCTCGGGCGCATGATCGCTGGAGCGCAGATGACGGATTTGACGAAACAACATGTGGAGGAACTGCTCACTATGTCCCTCCAATTAAAACGGAAGTTTATCGAAGGGGTGTCTTAATTGATCACATTATGCATCGCGGACGACAATCGTGAAATCGTCGATTTGTTGACCCGCCAACTCGAGTCCGAGGATGACTTAAAAGTCGTCGGCACCGCCTACGACGGCGAGGCATGCTTAGACGTCGTCAAGACACACCAGCCGGACGTGCTCCTACTCGACATTATCATGCCGCACCTTGACGGTATCGGCGTCCTCGAACGTTTACAGACAGACCTGGCGCACGCCAAACCGGAAGTGATCATGCTCAGCGCGTTCGGGAAAGATGAAGTGACGAAGCAGGCCGTTCAACTCGGTGCTTCTTACTTTTTGGTCAAGCCGTTCAACATCCAACAGCTAATTACGAAAATCCGTGAACTGGCCGCCGGATCGAGCCGGGAGTTCGAGGCGATGTCGCCAGAAGAACTCGATATCTCGTTGTTGCTGCAACAGCTCGGGATTTCACCGCGAATCAAAGGATTCAAGTATATCCGCCAGGCTGTCGTCTACGTCCGGGAGCGTCAGGAACTGCTCGGATTGATCACGAAGGAACTGTATCCGATGATTGCGAAAGAACATGAGACGACCTCGTCGCGCGTCGAGCGGGCGATGCGACACGCGATCAAGACGGCGTGGGAGAATGGGATGCGCAACCATGAGATGTTCGATGGACGTCCGGAGCGCGAGCGCAGTCCGAAAAATTCCGAATTCATTTCTTATTTTGTCACCTATCAATCGTTCAAACAGCAATGACCGATCAGGGGGGTTCTCCTCCTGATTTTCTTTCACTTCGTTAAAGAAAGCGCTTGCAAATCGAGGGGAACTTGTTATAATAAAGGTGTACCAAGTTACTTGGACGAGCGTCAGATGAACGCTTTCTAACGTGTCCCGGAACACGTTAAAGCAAGAAATCATCTCGGACCGCTATCCGTCAATAGCTCAGAGGTGGGAACGACATCTCAAATCGTCATCGTCCCGACGAGAGGTCGCGACGTACGCTCATTCGCGAGGCGATTCCGGCATCGGTTCGAAGCTAGGGACCGTGTCTGGGGAAAACGAATCGTTCAGTTGACCAAAAGGAGTGTTGTCAACCGTTGAACAGTTTATGGCAAGCGTTCGACTTCACGATGGATGGTTCGACATGACCCGATGAACATTTGTTAGTAACTCGAATGGGTACGTTTCCGTTCACGCAAGACGGCAGTTACTACTTTCTTTCAAACTTCTTCATTAAGAAGACCATTGGACCTCATGTCACAAGATTGTAGCAAGTAGGAGAGGAGATCATCCGTAGTGATCACAATTCAATATGAATAAAAAGGTTCCGCACTTGAAATGAAGTCAAGTTAGGGAACCTTTTTTTGTGTTCAAGAATCTATTCGTGGGACTTTGCCTGTTTTCTTGTCACGATTGAAGATATAACCTGCCACGAAACCAATCCCGCCCATCGCAATCAACAGCCCGAACGTTCCTTGAAGCATCGAGGCGGCTGCCACTGACTCGATCCAAGAGAACGGGACGCTCGTCTTGAGGAAGAAACTGTCGCGAAGTAACTTGATGCCATAGACACCTAAGAGGCCAGGGATGATTAAGATCAACAGTGCGATGATGCGCATAGGATCTCCTCCTTAACACTCATAAGTTTACCAGAAAATACATACGTCGACACGGCCTTTTTTTGTGAGGTTGCGAAATCAGTTCAGGTTCAGTAGCATGAATGCAGAACGGTAAAATTGGGGGATGTCAAAATGAATAAACGATTGATGATTGTCGGTGCGGGGAAAGGCGGGACCGAGGTGTTGAAGATGTTGCTCGACTCTCCGCTCGTCACCGTCGTCGCCGTCATCGACCCGGAAGCGACGGCCGAAGGCGTACAGCTCGCGCGGAACCATGGGATCATGACTGCAGGGGATTGGCGGGTGTGCGCCGACAAGCGCCTCGATTTCGTGATCGAGACGACGGGGCGCTCCGAGACGTTTGATGAGTTGAAGGAACATTTCGCGGACGCGGTCGTCTTGCCCGGCGAATTCATTCGTATCGTCGTCGAACGGTTGAAACAGAACCAACAGATGCTCGAGGCGATCATCGACTGTACGAGCGAGGCGATCTCGGTCGCCGACCATAACGGGAATACAATCTTGATCAACCCGTCCTATACACGGCTGACGGGTTTTAAAAAAGAAGACGTCGTCGACAAGCCGGCGACAGCCGATATCGGCATGCAGGAGAGTGTCCATTTGAAAGTGCTCTCGACCGGACAAGGCGTCCGTGACATCCGGATGCAAATCGGTGCGACACGCCGCGATATTCTCGTCAACGCCGAACCGATTATCGTCGAAGGAAAGTTGCGGGGGTCGGTCGGTGTCATTCGCGACGTGTCTCAAATCCGGGCGCTCCGAGACGAGTTACAGGAAGCAAAGACACGGATTCGCAACCTCGAGGCGAAATATCAGTTCGCCGATATCATCGCGACGAGCGACAAGATGCGTTTCGTCATCGAACAGG
This genomic interval carries:
- a CDS encoding polyprenyl synthetase family protein, encoding MSVQVHLQAWKDEVEQATRRLLDPSLMPERLFQSMTYSLEAGGKRIRPALLYAVLDTYGRPRALGHEAAVALEMVHTYSLIHDDLPAMDDDDVRRGRPTNHRQFDEATAILAGDALLTDAFYLMARADLEATKIVALITRFSEAAGSAGMVGGQLDDMLAEKRSGVTLSALQSIHERKTGALLVYALEAGAILADASEADRQALARFGKHLGVAFQIQDDILDVEGDEALIGKRVGSDEGNDKATYPKLLGLDGAKEALEREVSESKAALAELSVDAPRLRELLDFVVRRNH
- the ahrC gene encoding transcriptional regulator AhrC/ArgR; translated protein: MNKGQRLIKIREIVTNREIETQDELVDELHRSGYPVTQATVSRDIKELHLVKVPLNDGRYKYSLPADQRFNPYGKMKRILGDSFVSVDSAQNLVVMKVLPGNADAIGVLIDHLSWDELIGTVCGDDTILMIARDEDQAKRIIERLLGML
- a CDS encoding IS3 family transposase (programmed frameshift), encoding MARSRHSIEQKLSALRMMEEETYTWKEIMEAHNVSENTLRVWKVKFDTGGIDALKESRTWRHYTKEQKIAAVRDYLDGATTVEVLSNHQISDGSVLRKWIKKYTSHSELTDSRKGMNRAMTKGRKTTFEERFEIVKYCLENGRNYQQTAEQYQVSYGQIYSWVKKYDTDGAEALLDRRGRTKPEDELSEEEKLKRQIRQMELENELLRADNLFPKKVRGDREEVVISQVRLQQRYIAIKELYEEEAISIVLLCRVAGISRAAYYKWLNRTIPVRQEENEKLLEDIRLLYDQANGTYGYRRITMTINRLRRQQSLSRFNEKRIYRLMHSHGIQSVIRRKRKRHKKSTPQHVAENLMNREFSASRPDEKWCTDVTEFKYGTGKKAYLSAIIDLYDGSIVAYRIGRSNNNGLVFQTMMPAIAGLRTGARPMIHSDRGFQYTSRGFKQMVEDAGMTRSMSRVGRCIDNAPIESFWGTLKVEMYYLREFQAYSELTRAIENYISFYNHDRFQKRLNGLSPVEYRSQTA
- a CDS encoding DUF2627 family protein; translation: MRIIALLILIIPGLLGVYGIKLLRDSFFLKTSVPFSWIESVAAASMLQGTFGLLIAMGGIGFVAGYIFNRDKKTGKVPRIDS
- a CDS encoding TlyA family RNA methyltransferase; amino-acid sequence: MEKRKKTRLDVLLVDRGLAETREKAKRSVMAGLVYSGTERLDKAGDKVFDDIPLEVKGQVLPYVGRGGLKLEKALQVFPFDVAGNIGIDIGSSTGGFTDCALQNGATQMYAVDVGYNQLAWKLRSDDRVVVMERMNFRHATADQFPVAPDFATIDVSFISLRLMIPPLKTILKPGGIVMALVKPQFEAGKADVGKKGIVRDRAIHERVVDDMVRYFASEGFEVAGLDFSPITGGDGNIEFLLFARFTGVGSVDPAIDVDAVIDAAHAQLKKNA
- the recN gene encoding DNA repair protein RecN: MLAELSIKQFAIIDELNITFNRGMTVLTGETGAGKSILLDAIGLLVGGRGSSEFVRYGQDKAEIEGLFNVESDHPIIDAATQYGIEIEEGTVILRRDLHSSGKSVCRVNGKMMPLSTLRELGRLLVDIHGQHEHQHLMDAEYHLGILDSFAEAELAPLLERYRDAYVDWKNVADELKRLSQSEQELAQRMDLLAFQTNEIEAAELKVGEEQALTEERNELANFERIHQHVRLSYEAVADEAKGLDQIGIAMREMEEASALSTSLAPMAETISNAYFLLEDAKFQLRDQLDSLEFDPIRLDEIETRLALFQQLKRKYGATIDEVITYGEKIADELKSMTNREEHLQELSDRLERLEQTVRTTGLALSAARKQAATELEKAIQRELKELYMEKTQFEVRFKEGAYKVDGLDQVEFYMMTNVGEPFKPLAKVASGGELSRVMLALKSIFSRTVGVASIIFDEVDTGVSGRVAQAMGEKIFRLSVGSQVLCITHLAQVAAMADQHLYITKTEMDDRTKTNVSTLGHAERVDELGRMIAGAQMTDLTKQHVEELLTMSLQLKRKFIEGVS
- the dxs gene encoding 1-deoxy-D-xylulose-5-phosphate synthase, whose product is MDLTSIQDPSFLKRMSVPELEALGADIRRFLIEKLAETGGHLGPNLGVVELTLALHRVFDSPKDQLVWDVGHQAYVHKILTGRTSQFDTLRQYNGLCGFPKRCESDHDVWETGHSSTSLSAAMGIAIANELKGRANDRAIAIIGDGALTGGMALEALNHIGAEKQNVIVILNDNEMSIAPNVGALHNMLGRMRSSRKLKHAREEVETLIKHIPIVGNSLERSGERVKDMLKSALIPGTFFEELGFTYFGPTDGHDLRDLLETLEYAKKIDGPVIVHVITKKGKGYRPAELDGVGTWHGLGPYKIESGEVIKGKVKGPSYSKVVAETITKVAETDERVTLITPAMSVGSKLDCFNKQFPERMFDVGIAEQHAVTLAGGQATQGLKPVVSIYSTFFQRAYDQLVHDICRQNLNVVFTIDRSGLVGADGETHQGVFDIAFMRHVPNIRILMAKDEDELQHLVYSALKYDDGPIAVRFPRGEGIGTPMSETLRELPLDVWETVADGTDVAILTFGPQVQDALEVRALLEGQVSVRVINARTIKPLDDSMLAALYAEGIPLVTLEEAALAGGFGSSVLEHASDAGQFPRVLRLGIPDRYIEHGGVNQLLEEIGLRPTQIADSIQQFVQVTNRQNV
- the spo0A gene encoding sporulation transcription factor Spo0A, which produces MITLCIADDNREIVDLLTRQLESEDDLKVVGTAYDGEACLDVVKTHQPDVLLLDIIMPHLDGIGVLERLQTDLAHAKPEVIMLSAFGKDEVTKQAVQLGASYFLVKPFNIQQLITKIRELAAGSSREFEAMSPEELDISLLLQQLGISPRIKGFKYIRQAVVYVRERQELLGLITKELYPMIAKEHETTSSRVERAMRHAIKTAWENGMRNHEMFDGRPERERSPKNSEFISYFVTYQSFKQQ